Genomic window ([Empedobacter] haloabium):
CGCTGCACGTGTATGCCCCGCCCGGCAAGGGCCCGTTCCCCGTGCTGGTCTATTTCCACGGCGGCGGCTTCGTGCTGGGCGACACCAAAGCCTACGAGCCGTCGATCCGTGCGCTGGCGCAGGGCGCCCATGCCGTCGTCGTCTCGGTGGACTACCGCCAGGCGCCGGAGCACCGCTTTCCGGCCGCGGCGGACGACGCCTTTGCCGCCTGGCGCTGGGTCGTCGCCCATGCGCAGGACCTGAACGGCGACCCGACGCGCGTGGCCGTCGCGGGGGAAGGCGCGGGCGGCAACCTGGCTGCCGTCGTGGCGCTGATGGCACGCGACCGCAAGGTCCAGGCACCCCTGCACCAGGTGCTGATCTACCCCGTCGTCGGCGACGACATGAGTACGCCGTCCTACCAGCGCAATGCCAACGCCCGCCCGCTGGACAAGGCTTCCATGCAGTGGTTCCTGCAACACTATGCGAGCGCGCCGGCGGACCGGGAAAACCCCTACGCGCTGCCGCTGAAAGCGGGTTCGTTGAAGGGGCTGGCGCCGGCGACGGTGGTGGCGGCCGAGATCGACCCGTTGGCCAGCGAAGCGAAAGCCTATGCCGACCGTCTGCAAGCGGACGGCGTGGCGGTGCGCTACCGCGAGTTCGACGGCGTCACGCACGAATTCTTCGGCATGCAGGCCGCGCTGCCGAAAGCGGAGGACGCACAGAAATTCGTGATCGAGGACCTGGTCAAGGCGTTCGCTGCGCGGCCGGGCGCCGAGGGCGCCGTCGCGCGGCACTGAGCTCAGGCGGCCACGGCGGCCACCTTGCGTGCCGCCGGGCGGGCGCGGCTGCCGGTCCTGGCCCGGGCCGGGCTGGCCACGGCCTTGCCCTTGCCCTTGCCTGCGGCCCGTTCCGCCTCCCGCTCCAGGCGCTGCTGCAGCAGCGCCAGCACGGCCGCCTCCTCCGGCTGCAGGTCGTGCAGGTCGCGCGTCAGCTCCTCCTCGGCACGGGTGCGCAGCGCGGCCAGTTCGGCGCCATCCATGTAGGCGTCCAGCACGGCCGGATGCACATAGCACTTGCGGCAGACGGAGGGCGTATTGCCCAGTTTTTTCGCCACCGACTCGATGGCGCGCACCACGTTCTTCTTGGCCTGGGTCTCGGAGTCGAATTTCTCGAACTCCTGCAGGGCCAGCGCGGCCAGCACGGTGCCGGACCAGGTGCGGAAGTCCTTGGCCGTGTAGTCCTCTCCGGTGATGGTGCGCAGGTAGTCGTTGACGTCGCTGGAATCGATCGAATGGCGCGCACCGTCGTCGTCCACGTACTGGAACAGCTCCTGCCCCGGCAGGTCGCGCATGCGGCCGATGATGCGGGCCAGGCGCCGGTCCGCCACCTTGACATCGTGCCAGACGCCGCTCTTGCCGCGGAAGTGGAACTCGACCTCCTTGCCGTCCACCCGCACGTGGCGGTTGCGCAAGGTGGTCAGGCCGAACGACTTGTTCTCCTTCGCATATTCCTCGTTACCGATGCGCATCATCGTCGCCTCCAGCAGGTAGACGATCGTCGCCAGGACCTTCTCACGCGGCAGTCCCGCCAGGCCCAGCGCCGCGTCGACGGCACGGCGGATGCCCGGCAGCGCGCGGCCGAAGGCGATCATCCGCTCGTACTTGACTTCGTCGCGCACGCTGCGCCAGCGCGGGTGGTAGCGGTACTGCTTGCGCCCGCGCGCATCCCGGCCCGTCGCCTGCAGGTGACCGTTGGCCTGGGCGCAGATCCACACGTCCGTCCAGGCCGGCGGAATCGCCAGCGACTTGATGCGGCCCAGCGTGGCCTCGTCGTCGATCACCCTGCCGTCCGCGTCCAGGTAGCGAAAGCCCGGGCCATCGTTGGGCACACGGGACAGGCCGGGCCGGGCGTCGGTCACGTAGCGCAGGCCGGCGGCGCGGGCGGCGGCCTGGGCATCGCCCGCCAGCATGGCGCTGGGCAGCGCCGTGGTTTCTTCGGGTTTCATCGTCTATCCTCGAGGCAGCATGGACCCAGTGTGCCACTGCCCACGGCGCCGCTCCGTTCGCCAGCCCACATGCCGGCACGCATGACATGCTTGGGTTACAATGCTGCCTCCACCGTTTGACCTGACCGCGTCCGCGTTCGCCGTTCCTTGCGCGAGCCGCGCCGTCGCGGCACCTGCTGCTGAAGATGCCCATGACCACACGCTCCGTACCGCCGCTCGCCGGCCTGCTGCTCGCCATCGCCCTGCCCCTGGCCGCCCATGCCGGGGATTCCATCGAGGAACGCACCTGGAACACGTCGGCCGAACTGGGCGCGATCACGACCAGCGGCAATACCAGCGGCACCTCGGTGACCGGCAAGATCGACGCGCGCCAGGAACTGGAAGACTGGAGCAACCAGTACATCCTGACCGGCTTCTTCAAGGAAGACCGCAGCGAGGACAGCGACGGCCGCAAGCAGTCGGTCCGCTCGGCCGAGCGCTTCGCGCTGTCGGCCAAGGCGGCCTACAAGCTGATGGAGGACGGCCAGCGCCTGTACGTGCTGGGTTCGCACGTGGACGACCGCTTCGGCGCCTACACGCGTTACTCGTCCGTCTCGGTCGGCCGCGGCCAGCGCCTGTACAAGTCGCCGGACAAGGTCGTCGAGGTGGAATTGGGCCCGGGCTACTTCAACGGCGTGCGCGCCACCGGCGAGGAGGAAAGCGGCCTGACGGTACGCGGCGCGGCCAACGTGCGCTGGCAGATCAGCCCCTCCGCGCTGTTCACGCAGACGGTCGCCGTGGAACGGGGCACGTCGAACGTGCGCTCGGTGGCCGAAACGGCGCTGTCCACCAAGATCAACGGCACGATGCAGATGAAGGCCGCGTTCAGCGCGCGCAACGATACCAATGTGCCGGTCGATAAAAAGAATACGGATACGCAGACGTCCGTGACCTTGGTGTATTCGTTCTGATCCGCGGAACCCATGGTGTCAGGCACCTTTCTCAGGGCGTCACCGCCCTGAGAAAGGTGCCTGACACCGCGGGTTGCTTCACCGTCAGCGGCAAGCGCCCGCCGTCAGCAGTACCAGACCGCCCCAGCCCACCGCGACCAGCGCCAGCCAGCCGCTGCCGAGCCGGGCCAGCGCCAGCAATCCGGTCCGAGGTAGCCGGCAGGCGCGCCACAGCAACAAGCCGCACGCCGCCAGTGCCAGCACGGTAACCGCCAGCAGCAAGCACCAGCGCCAGTCCAAGCCACCGCCCGGGGTGCAAGCCGCCGCCGCGAACAGGTAGCAGAACGCGAAATGCCCCGCCCACACCAGCAGCGGCGCGGTTCCCTGCAGCAGGCGTGGCCAGAAGCGTTCCATCGTCATCCCATCAGCCGCGGCCAGCCATGCAGCGCGAACGCGATCACCAGCCCCTGCCCCGCCGCGTACAGCCAGATCAGCGCGCTGTTGTCGAGCGTGGCGCGGCTGTCGGGACGCAGGCGGCGCCGCAGCGAACGCGCCACGACATAGGGCCCGACCAGGGCCAGCAGTACCACGTGCAGGCCCTGGTAGGCCAGCAGGCCCGCCACGCTGGCGCCCCAGGCATGCGCGACCGGATCGAGCCCGGCGTCCAGCTGGGCCCAGACGTCCAGGCCGAACGAGGCGAGCATGCAGGCCAGCGCCGCGGCCACCAGCCAGCGCAGCGGGCGTTGCGAGCCCGTCAGCGGGCGGCGCCACGCCAGCGTCGTGGCGCCGGCGCTGGCCAGGAGCAGCGCAGCCGACAGCAGCGCCATCCACGGCTGCGCCAGCCGGCTGCCCGGCGGCGGGCAGACGTCCAGCCGCATCGAGACGTGCACATAAGTGAACAGGAAGGCCAGGAACACGCCGGCATCGACCACCAGCATGATGACGGTGGCCCACCAGGACGGGCTGGCGGCGCCGGACGCGCCCACCGGCAGCACGTTGGCGGCGCCCAGGTTGTCGGCCACGCGGGCCTGCGTGGCCGGTGGCGGGCGGTCCTGCCCCCACAGCCACGCCAGCACGGCGCCGATCGCACCGATGCCGCAGGCCCACGCGGCCCCCGTCCACTCGATCGTCAGCAACAGGAAGAAGCCGGCCGTGCCGAGCGCCGCCAGGAACGGCATCCAGCCATCCGTCGGCAGTACCAGCACGTACAGCGGGCGCGCGGCCAGCGCGCTGGTGACGATGGTCTCGCGCTTGCCGGTGGCCGTGCCGGGCAGCCAGTGAGCGCCGGCCACCACCTCGTCCGCCAGCGCGGGGCGGTCCCACAGCGGCTCGGCGCTGTCCACCTGCGGGATGCTGCGCACGGCGTAGCAGTCGTTCGGCAGCCATTCCAGCGTGGCCGCGCCCCACGGGTTGCCGGGCTCGCGCTCGGGCCGGCGCAGGGTGCGCGCCAGGTCACCGAGGAACAGCAGCACGCCGGCCGCGAACACGAAGGCGCCGACGGTGGACAGCAGGTTCAGGCCGTCCAGTCCCAGGCCGGACGGATAGGTGTAGACCCGGCGCGGCATGCCCAGCAGGCCGCTGACGTGCATCGGGAAGAACGCCAGGTGGAAGCCGCCGAACATCAGGCCGAACACCCAGCGTCCCAGCCGTTCGGACAGCGCGTGGCCGCGCACCAGCGGCAGCCAGTAGTACATCCCCGCGAACACCGGGAACACCATGCCGCCGATCAGCACATAGTGGAAGTGGGCGACGACGAAGTACGTGTCGTGGGCCTGCCAGTCGAACGGCACCACGGCCACCATCACGCCCGTCAGACCGCCCAGCACGAAGATGAACATGAAGCCCAGCAGGAACAGCGCCGGTGCCGTGATCCGCACGGTGCCGCGCCACAGCGTGCCGATCCAGGCGAATACCTGCACGGCGGTGGGAACGGCCACGGCCATGCTGGCGGCCGACACCAGGCCGGCCTCCAGCACGCCCAGCCCCGCCGTGAACATGTGATGCGCCCACAGGCCGAAGCTGAAGAAGCCGACGCCGACCAGCGCCACGATGACGGCACGCCGGCCCACCAGCGGCGTGCGCGCGATGGTCGGGATCATCGTCGACACCATGCCGGCCGCCGGCAGGAAGATGATGTACACCTCGGGGTGGCCGAAGAACCAGAACAAGTGCTGCCACAGCACCGGGTCGCCGCCGCGTGCCGGGATGAAGAACGGCCAGTCGAACGCGCGCTCGAGTTCCAGCAGCGCCGTGCCGGCGATAATCGCCGGGAACGCGAACACGATCATCACGCCCACCACCAGCATCGACCACGCATACACGGGCATGCGCGCCAGGGTCATGCCGGGCGCCCGGGTGAACAGGATGCCGACGATCAGCTCGATGGCGCCGGCGATCGCCGAGATCTCGATGAAGCCGATGCCGAGCAGCCAGAAGTCCGCGTTCAGGCCTGGCGAGTACGCCTTGCCGGTCAGCGGCGGGTACATGAACCAGCCGCCGTCCGGCGCCAGGCCGACGAACAGGGTGCAGAAGAAGCCCAGCCCGCCGATGGCGTAGGCCCAGAACGCGTATGCCGACAGCCGCGGGAACGGCAGGTCGCGCGCGCCCAGCATGCCGGGCAGCAGGTACACGGCCAGCGCCTCGACGATGGGGATCGCGAACAGGAACATCATCACGCTGCCGTGCATGGTGAACACCTGGTTGTACGTGGCGGCCGAGAGCAGCGTGTTGTCCGGCACGGCCAGCTGGGCGCGCATCAGCAGGCCCAGGATGCCGGCCAGCAGGAAGAACAGCAGCGCCGTGCCGATGTACAGCAGCCCCACCGTGGTGTTGTTGACGGACGTGACGAGGCGCCAGCCGCGTGGCGTGCGCCACACCCGTTCCAGCCGTTCCAGTTCGCCGGGCGGGCGCGGCACGGCGCTGGGCAACACGCGCCCATGCGGCGGCGCCGTCATTTCAGCGACTCCAGCCAGGCCGCCAGCGCGCGCAGGTCGGCGCCGTCCAGCGCGCGCGTGGCGGGCATGCGCGCTCCCGGCTTGTGCGCCTGCGGATCGGCCAGCCAGCCGGCCAGCGCGGCCGCGTGCGTGGGCAAGGTGCCGGCCGCGATGGTACGGCGACTGCCGACATGCGTCAGGTCCGGCCCCAGCGTGGCACCGCGTACTTCCGGGGTGACGCCGCGCACCGCATGGCAGGCCTGGCAGCGCTGCGCCAGGAACACGGCCTGGCCGCGCGCCAGTTGCGCATGCGCCGGCGGCGCCGCGGGCCAGGCCTGCGCGGCCAGCCAAGCGTCGAATTCGGCCGGCGGCCGCGCCACCACGTCGAGCGCCATGCGCGCATGCTGTTCGCCGCAGTACTCGGCGCACTGGCCGCGGTAGGTACCGGCGCGCTGCGCCTGCACGCGCAGCCCGTGCATGCGGCCCGGGATCATGTCGATCTTGCCGCCCAGCGCCGGCACCCAGAAGGCGTGGATCACGTCGCCCGCGCCCAGGGCCAGCCAGACGGGCCGGCCGACCGGAATATGCAACTCGTTGGCCAGCGCGATCTCGCGGCCGGTGGCAGGGTCGGTGTAGCGCACCTGCCACCACCACATATGGCCGGTGACGGCAATGCGCAATGGCGTCAGCGACGTCTGCGGCGACAGCCGCGCGGTGGCGACGGCGCTCCAGGCCAGCAGCGCCGTCAGCCCCAGCACGGGGAAGGCCAGGCCGCCGGCCACGATCCACCAGCGCGCCCGCACGGCCCGGCGGCCAGGGCGCAGCGCGCGCAATGTGAGCCACGTCAGCGCGGCCAGGATGACGGCGGCGGCGACGAACATCGTCCAGCCCAGGCGGGCGATCGTGATGGCATCCGGGCTGGCGGGATCGAAGAAGCCCGCCGTCATCGCAGCGTCGCCAGGTAGGCCGCCATATGGCGCGCATCGTCCGGCGACACGCCCAGCGCCGGCATCGCGGTGCCCGGCTTGACGGCCGGCGGATCGACCAGCCAGCGCGCCAGCGCCGGCGGATCGTTCGGCAGCGTGCCCGCGACGTAGCTCTGGCGTCCGAACGTGGCGAGCGGCGGCCCGGCCGTGCCGCGCGCCGCCTCGACGCCGGGGATCACGTGGCAGCTGCCGCACTGGAACTGCGCCAGCAGGCGCCGGCCCCGCTCCGGATCGGCGCCGTCCGTGCCTGCCGGCGCGCGCCGTTCGCTGCAGCCGGCCAGCGCCGCCGCGAGCAGCAGTGCGCTGGCGAGCATGGGACGGGGACCGAAGCGGAAGCAAACTCTTGCGCGCACGCACTGTTCCTGCAGCAAATGGATGAATCCATATAATACAGAAACGACAATTTTCCACCGTTCCCAAGCGTGCACATGCCCCGATGACCCGCCCGTTCCGCTCCCATGCCTTGCGCGTCGCCAGCGCGAGCGCCCTCGCCGCCGTGCTGGGCGCTGCCGCGGTGGCGGCTTTGGCGGGCTACGCGGTGTTCCGCGGCGGCTGGTACGACGTGGCCGCCACGCGCCAGCACTTCCAGTTCGTGCATACGCTGCTGGAGCGGGCCATGCAGCATTCGGTGGCCTTTCACGCGCGCGACATCGAGGTCCCGCGCCAGCCGGGCGAGGCCGCGCTCCTGCGCGGTGCCCACCTGTACGTCCGCCACTGCCAGCAATGCCACGGCGGCCCAGGCGTGGCACCGCTGCCGTTCGCGCAAAGCATGCAGCCGGTGCCGGGCCCGCTGGTGGACGCGGCGCGGCGCTGGCGGCCTCCCGAGCTGTATTACATCACCCGGCACGGCATCAAGATGAGCGGCATGCCGGCCTGGGGGGCGCGCCTGGCCGAGCCGGAGCTGTGGGCGCTGGTCGCCTTCCTGGGCCAGCTGCCGCACCTGACGGCGGACGGCTACCGCGGCATGCTGGGCGCCGCTGCCCCGGCGGCGGCCACGGCCGCCGCGGCGCCGCTGCCGCCGCCCGATCGCGTGCGCGGCCGCCTCGTCCTGACCCAGTATGCCTGCCAGAGCTGCCACCTGATCCCCGGCGTGACCGGCCCCGCCACCTACGTCGGGCCGCCGCTGTACGACCTGGCGCGGCGCAGCCATCTCGCCGGGCTGCTGCCCAACACGGCCGACAACCTGGCGCGCTGGATCCGCGCGCCGCAAGCGGTGCATGCGCAGACGACGATGCCCACGCTGGGCGTCTCCGAGCGCGATGCGCGCGACATGGCCGCCTACCTGCTGACCACCCGCGAAGGAAGCCATCAATGAACGATCACACGCCCCAGCACGTTCCGGAACAGCGCTTCGCGCGCCGCGTCGCCCTCGTCAACGGCATCGTCATCCTGGCCCTGCTCGTGCTGGCCGCGTTGTGGTTCGCGCATGACGCGCTGCTGCTCGTATTCGCCTGCGTGCTGTTCGCGATCCTGCTGTACGAGCTGGCCGGCACGGTGCACCGGCACCTGGGCCTGTCGCGCAAGTGGTCGCTGGCCGTGGTGGTGACGGTGCTGCTGCTGGTGTTCGGCGTGGGCGGCTGGCTGATGGCGCCGCAGATCGGCGAGCAGGCCGACACGCTGGCGCAGGCGGTACCGGACGCACTGCAGCGCATGCGCGCGGCGATGGAACAGCAGCCGCTGCTGCGGCGCCTGATGGCCGGCGTGCCCTCGCCGGAGCAGATGCAGAAGCAATTGATGCAGCTGGTGCCGAACGCCGGCCTGTTCTTCTCCGGCCTGCTGGGCGCCGTGGGCAACGTCGTCATCATCCTGTTCGTCGGCGTCTACTTCGCCGCGCAGCCGCACCTCTACATCGAAGGCTTCGTGACGCTGGTGCCGCCCGCCAAGCGGGCGCGCGCGCGGGAAGTGCTGGACGAGCTGGCGCGCACGCTGGCGCGCTGGCTGCTCGGCAAGGCGGCGTCGATGCTGCTGGTGGGCGTGGCCTCCGCCGCCGGGCTGGCGCTGCTGGACATTCCGCTCGCCCTGATCCTCGGCCTGATCGCCGGGCTGCTCGATTTCATCCCGTATATCGGCCCGCTGCTGGCGGGCGTGCCCGCGGTGCTGATCGCGTTTTCCGGCGACCCCACGCAGGCGCTGTACGTGGTGCTGCTGTTCGCCGCCATCCAGCTGGTCGAGGGCTACCTGCTCTCGCCGCTGATCGAAAAACGCACCGTGTCGCTGCCCCCGGCGCTGACGATCGTCATGCAATTGCTGTTCGGCGCCCTGTTCGGCATGGCCGGGGTGGCGCTGGCGACACCGCTGACGGCCGTGCTGGCGGTGCTGGTGTCGATGCTGTACGTGCAGGATATGCTGGGCGATCCGGTGCGCACGCCTTCCGAGAGCCAGGGACGGTAGAAACACCGGTGCCTGTCACCGGGGGGCTACGTGCTCAGCTGCTTCTGCGTCTGGTACAAGCGCGCATACAAGCCGCCCTGCGCCAGCAGGGCCTCGTGGGTGCCCGCCTCGGCGATGGCGCCGCCGTTCATGACGACGATGCGGTCGGCATTCTCGATGGTCGACAGCCGGTGCGCGATGACCACCGTCGTGCGGCCCTTCATCAGGCGCTCCAGCGCGGCCTGCACCTGCCGTTCCGATTCCGTGTCCAGCGCGCTGGTGGCCTCGTCCAGGATCAGGATCGGCGCGTCCTTGTACAGCGCGCGCGCGATCGCCAGGCGCTGGCGCTGGCCGCCCGAGAGGCGCAGGCCGTTCTCGCCCACCTCGGTCGCATAACCCTGCGGCTGGCGCTCGATGAATTCGTGCGCGTAGGCGGCGCGCGCGGCGGCCTCGATGCGGGCCTGGTCGGGTGCCGGGTCGCCATAGGCGATATTGGCGGCCAGGGTGTCGTTGAACAGCACCACGTCCTGGCTGACCAGCGCGATCTGCTGGCGCAGGTCGGCCAGGCGGTACTCGCGCAGGTCCACGCCATCGAGCAGGATCGCGCCCGTCGTCACGTCGTAGAAGCGTGGCAGCAGGCTGGCCAAGGTCGTCTTGCCGCTGCCTGAACCGCCCACCAGGGCGACCGTCTCGCCGGCCGCGATGGCCAGCGACACGTCGCGCAACGCCGGGGCCGCGTCCGGGTCGGTCACGCCGTAGCGGAAGCCCACGTGCTGCAGCTCGATGCGGCCGGCAGCGCGCGCCAGCGGGCGCGTGCCTTGGTCCGTTTCGATGGGTGCGTCGATCAGGCCGAACACGGATTTCGCCGCCGCCAGCCCGCGCTGCAGCGGCTCGTTGATCTTGGTGAGGTTCTTGATCGGCGACTGCATCGCCATCAGGGAACCCATGAATGCCACGAAGGCGCCGGGCGAGAGCGCGCCCGCCTGCGCGCGCACCAGCGCGAAATAGATCACGGCCGACAGCGTCGCGCCGACCAGCATCATGATGATCCCCGAGTTCATGGCGGCGGTGGCCGAGTGCTTGACGGCCAGCTGGCGGTTCAGCCGCACCACGTCGTCGAAGCGGCGCTGCTCGTATTCCTGGCCGCCGAAGATCTTGACCACGCGCTGGCCGCCGATGCTCTCGTCCAGCACGCGGGTCAGCTCGCCCATCGCGTGCTGCGCGCTTTCCGACAGGCGGCGCATGCGCCGGCCCGCGAAGATGACGACGAGCGCCACCAGCGGCAACAGGCCCAGGCAGAACACGGCCAGCTGCCAGTCGATCGTGAACAGCGACACGAGGTAGCCCGCGGTGGCGACGGAATCGCGCACGGCGACATTGAGGACGTTGAGGCCGGCCTGCGACACCTGGTTGGCGTCGAACGTCACCCGCGACAAGGTGGTGCCGGTGGAGGACTGGTCGAAGTAGCCGTTCGGCAGCCGCAGGATGCAGCGGAACATCTGGCCGCGCAGGTCGGCCTGCACCCGGTTGCTGAGCCAGGACGAGCCATAGTCGCCGGCGAAGCTGCTGACCATGCGCAGGAAGGCCAGCGCCATGATGATGGCGGGGATCGTCCACAGCGCGGCCTGCGCCGCGTCCACCGGCATGAAGCGGTCGATCCACTGTCCCACCGTCGTCAGCACCCCGCCCGCCACCTCGGCGCCGTGGCTGATGCCTTGCGGCCGCAGCGCGTCCACGACGTTTTGCAGCTGGCGGATCAGCAGCACGTCCGTCAAC
Coding sequences:
- a CDS encoding alpha/beta hydrolase; this translates as MQRTMRAAVTALAMLAATGAQALDSKEPPKAAPPMQKILDAYAALDVRPLAGLTPAEARRQATAADAVARVLRDDGKAPPNAAALAVKHRSAPGPAGPVPLHVYAPPGKGPFPVLVYFHGGGFVLGDTKAYEPSIRALAQGAHAVVVSVDYRQAPEHRFPAAADDAFAAWRWVVAHAQDLNGDPTRVAVAGEGAGGNLAAVVALMARDRKVQAPLHQVLIYPVVGDDMSTPSYQRNANARPLDKASMQWFLQHYASAPADRENPYALPLKAGSLKGLAPATVVAAEIDPLASEAKAYADRLQADGVAVRYREFDGVTHEFFGMQAALPKAEDAQKFVIEDLVKAFAARPGAEGAVARH
- a CDS encoding DNA topoisomerase IB; this translates as MKPEETTALPSAMLAGDAQAAARAAGLRYVTDARPGLSRVPNDGPGFRYLDADGRVIDDEATLGRIKSLAIPPAWTDVWICAQANGHLQATGRDARGRKQYRYHPRWRSVRDEVKYERMIAFGRALPGIRRAVDAALGLAGLPREKVLATIVYLLEATMMRIGNEEYAKENKSFGLTTLRNRHVRVDGKEVEFHFRGKSGVWHDVKVADRRLARIIGRMRDLPGQELFQYVDDDGARHSIDSSDVNDYLRTITGEDYTAKDFRTWSGTVLAALALQEFEKFDSETQAKKNVVRAIESVAKKLGNTPSVCRKCYVHPAVLDAYMDGAELAALRTRAEEELTRDLHDLQPEEAAVLALLQQRLEREAERAAGKGKGKAVASPARARTGSRARPAARKVAAVAA
- a CDS encoding DUF481 domain-containing protein, producing the protein MTTRSVPPLAGLLLAIALPLAAHAGDSIEERTWNTSAELGAITTSGNTSGTSVTGKIDARQELEDWSNQYILTGFFKEDRSEDSDGRKQSVRSAERFALSAKAAYKLMEDGQRLYVLGSHVDDRFGAYTRYSSVSVGRGQRLYKSPDKVVEVELGPGYFNGVRATGEEESGLTVRGAANVRWQISPSALFTQTVAVERGTSNVRSVAETALSTKINGTMQMKAAFSARNDTNVPVDKKNTDTQTSVTLVYSF
- the ctaD gene encoding cytochrome c oxidase subunit I, whose translation is MTAPPHGRVLPSAVPRPPGELERLERVWRTPRGWRLVTSVNNTTVGLLYIGTALLFFLLAGILGLLMRAQLAVPDNTLLSAATYNQVFTMHGSVMMFLFAIPIVEALAVYLLPGMLGARDLPFPRLSAYAFWAYAIGGLGFFCTLFVGLAPDGGWFMYPPLTGKAYSPGLNADFWLLGIGFIEISAIAGAIELIVGILFTRAPGMTLARMPVYAWSMLVVGVMIVFAFPAIIAGTALLELERAFDWPFFIPARGGDPVLWQHLFWFFGHPEVYIIFLPAAGMVSTMIPTIARTPLVGRRAVIVALVGVGFFSFGLWAHHMFTAGLGVLEAGLVSAASMAVAVPTAVQVFAWIGTLWRGTVRITAPALFLLGFMFIFVLGGLTGVMVAVVPFDWQAHDTYFVVAHFHYVLIGGMVFPVFAGMYYWLPLVRGHALSERLGRWVFGLMFGGFHLAFFPMHVSGLLGMPRRVYTYPSGLGLDGLNLLSTVGAFVFAAGVLLFLGDLARTLRRPEREPGNPWGAATLEWLPNDCYAVRSIPQVDSAEPLWDRPALADEVVAGAHWLPGTATGKRETIVTSALAARPLYVLVLPTDGWMPFLAALGTAGFFLLLTIEWTGAAWACGIGAIGAVLAWLWGQDRPPPATQARVADNLGAANVLPVGASGAASPSWWATVIMLVVDAGVFLAFLFTYVHVSMRLDVCPPPGSRLAQPWMALLSAALLLASAGATTLAWRRPLTGSQRPLRWLVAAALACMLASFGLDVWAQLDAGLDPVAHAWGASVAGLLAYQGLHVVLLALVGPYVVARSLRRRLRPDSRATLDNSALIWLYAAGQGLVIAFALHGWPRLMG
- a CDS encoding c-type cytochrome, with the protein product MTAGFFDPASPDAITIARLGWTMFVAAAVILAALTWLTLRALRPGRRAVRARWWIVAGGLAFPVLGLTALLAWSAVATARLSPQTSLTPLRIAVTGHMWWWQVRYTDPATGREIALANELHIPVGRPVWLALGAGDVIHAFWVPALGGKIDMIPGRMHGLRVQAQRAGTYRGQCAEYCGEQHARMALDVVARPPAEFDAWLAAQAWPAAPPAHAQLARGQAVFLAQRCQACHAVRGVTPEVRGATLGPDLTHVGSRRTIAAGTLPTHAAALAGWLADPQAHKPGARMPATRALDGADLRALAAWLESLK
- a CDS encoding c-type cytochrome is translated as MRARVCFRFGPRPMLASALLLAAALAGCSERRAPAGTDGADPERGRRLLAQFQCGSCHVIPGVEAARGTAGPPLATFGRQSYVAGTLPNDPPALARWLVDPPAVKPGTAMPALGVSPDDARHMAAYLATLR
- a CDS encoding c-type cytochrome — its product is MTRPFRSHALRVASASALAAVLGAAAVAALAGYAVFRGGWYDVAATRQHFQFVHTLLERAMQHSVAFHARDIEVPRQPGEAALLRGAHLYVRHCQQCHGGPGVAPLPFAQSMQPVPGPLVDAARRWRPPELYYITRHGIKMSGMPAWGARLAEPELWALVAFLGQLPHLTADGYRGMLGAAAPAAATAAAAPLPPPDRVRGRLVLTQYACQSCHLIPGVTGPATYVGPPLYDLARRSHLAGLLPNTADNLARWIRAPQAVHAQTTMPTLGVSERDARDMAAYLLTTREGSHQ
- a CDS encoding AI-2E family transporter; this translates as MNDHTPQHVPEQRFARRVALVNGIVILALLVLAALWFAHDALLLVFACVLFAILLYELAGTVHRHLGLSRKWSLAVVVTVLLLVFGVGGWLMAPQIGEQADTLAQAVPDALQRMRAAMEQQPLLRRLMAGVPSPEQMQKQLMQLVPNAGLFFSGLLGAVGNVVIILFVGVYFAAQPHLYIEGFVTLVPPAKRARAREVLDELARTLARWLLGKAASMLLVGVASAAGLALLDIPLALILGLIAGLLDFIPYIGPLLAGVPAVLIAFSGDPTQALYVVLLFAAIQLVEGYLLSPLIEKRTVSLPPALTIVMQLLFGALFGMAGVALATPLTAVLAVLVSMLYVQDMLGDPVRTPSESQGR
- the msbA gene encoding lipid A export permease/ATP-binding protein MsbA, with the translated sequence MQSRQLYFRLLRQFLSHGGVLAATLIAVGVASLTDVLLIRQLQNVVDALRPQGISHGAEVAGGVLTTVGQWIDRFMPVDAAQAALWTIPAIIMALAFLRMVSSFAGDYGSSWLSNRVQADLRGQMFRCILRLPNGYFDQSSTGTTLSRVTFDANQVSQAGLNVLNVAVRDSVATAGYLVSLFTIDWQLAVFCLGLLPLVALVVIFAGRRMRRLSESAQHAMGELTRVLDESIGGQRVVKIFGGQEYEQRRFDDVVRLNRQLAVKHSATAAMNSGIIMMLVGATLSAVIYFALVRAQAGALSPGAFVAFMGSLMAMQSPIKNLTKINEPLQRGLAAAKSVFGLIDAPIETDQGTRPLARAAGRIELQHVGFRYGVTDPDAAPALRDVSLAIAAGETVALVGGSGSGKTTLASLLPRFYDVTTGAILLDGVDLREYRLADLRQQIALVSQDVVLFNDTLAANIAYGDPAPDQARIEAAARAAYAHEFIERQPQGYATEVGENGLRLSGGQRQRLAIARALYKDAPILILDEATSALDTESERQVQAALERLMKGRTTVVIAHRLSTIENADRIVVMNGGAIAEAGTHEALLAQGGLYARLYQTQKQLST